Proteins found in one Drosophila busckii strain San Diego stock center, stock number 13000-0081.31 chromosome 2R, ASM1175060v1, whole genome shotgun sequence genomic segment:
- the LOC108595259 gene encoding 28S ribosomal protein S15, mitochondrial, whose amino-acid sequence MNKLLTIAQAVPRQFVREYAFKSDLKIKWVRPEKISCIKPEKSGDLGKLPPLHEDELLPEYKDCKELKDANESVQQLFRLSNNANHLTTRYYRDQFVQEVQRHPQDFGSMEAKLAKMTAFIRRYQLHMDAHPRDKMIKVRLKELIDKRKKFLKYLRRWDYPRFEWILEKLDLVYKPPPTHFHWITRKESLQKLTDIYCDKLKEERLEAYHKQLQTQQIPYLEDAINKMQFVRQEQIDCDVPVTVTEQQIEEVRSELAELKKIREVADAAIRKQVDEHFV is encoded by the exons atgaataaattattaactatagCGCAGGCTGTGCCGCGCCAATTTGTGCGTGAATATGCCTTCAAGTCTGACTTGAAAATCAAATGGGTGCGTCCCGAGAAAATAAGCTGTATCAAGCCAGAGAAGAGTGGTGATCTGGGAAAGCTGCCGCCACTACATGAGGATGAATTGCTGCCGGAATACAAAGATTGCAAGGAGCTGAAAGA TGCGAATGAGTctgtgcagcagctgtttcGGCTAAGCAACAACGCGAATCATCTAACTACACGGTATTATCGTGATCAGTTTGTGCAGGAGGTGCAACGACATCCGCAAGACTTTGGATCCATGGAGGCCAAGT TGGCAAAGATGACAGCATTTATACGTCGCTATCAGCTTCACATGGACGCACATCCACGCGACAAGATGATTAAGGTACGTCTAAAGGAGCTCATAGACAAGCGCAAAAAGTTTCTAAAATACTTAAGACGTTGGGATTACCCACGCTTTGAATGGATTTTGGAGAAACTGGATTTGGTCTATAAGCCACCGCCAACGCATTTCCACTGGATTACACGCAAGGAGTCGCTGCAGAAATTAACTGACATATATTGCGATAAACTTAAGGAGGAGCGTTTGGAAGCCTATCACAAACAGCTGCAGACGCAACAGATACCCTATTTAGAAGATGCaatcaacaaaatgcaatttgtgcgTCAGGAGCAGATTGACTGTGATGTTCCAGTTACTGTTACAGAGCAGCAGATAGAGGAAGTGCGTAGTGAGTTAGCAGAACTCAAGAAGATACGTGAGGTGGCAGACGCAGCTATACGTAAGCAAGTTGACGAGCACTttgtttga
- the LOC108595258 gene encoding putative deoxyribonuclease TATDN1 isoform X1 has translation MKLVRMAYKYIDIGANLTDSMYQGCYGGSTKHPADLDIVLKRAWDHGLQKLIITSGCVKDVDEALTLAAKDERLYTTVGTHPTRCSEFLPSPEQYFEDLHSRIKANPQKVVAVGECGLDYDRLHFCEKETQQLYFEKQLELAEEFKLPLFLHMRNAYTDFMSILERNRDKLQACGGGVVHSFTGSLEEAQGILAFGGLYIGINGCSLKTEENVEVVRQLPNDRIMLETDCPWCGIRPTHASHKHLTTKFPTVKKKEKWTADTLIDGRNEPCQISQVLEAIAGIKQEPKEKLAELYYQNTLDMFFKAK, from the exons ATGAAACTTGTAAGAATGGCGTATAAGTACATTg ACATTGGAGCGAATTTGACTGATTCCATGTACCAAGGCTGCTATGGCGGCTCAACAAAGCATCCGGCAGATTTGGACATTGTTTTGAAACGTGCTTGGGATCATGGactgcaaaaattaataataacatcAGGCTGTGTAAAAGACGTAGATGAAGCGCTAACATTGGCAGCAAAAGATG AGCGTTTGTATACTACGGTTGGCACACATCCTACGCGATGCAGCGAATTTCTGCCAAGCCCCGAGCAGTATTTCGAAGATTTGCACTCTAGAATTAAGGCGAATCCACAGAAAGTTGTAGCTGTGGGTGAATGTGGTCTGGACTACGATCGACTTCATTTTTGCGAAAAAGAAACACAGCAGCTGTACTTCGAAAAACAGCTTGAGCTTGCGGAGGAATTTAAATTGCCTCTATTTTTGCATATGCGTAATGCATATACGGATTTCATGTCCATATTGGAGCGTAACCGGGACAAGCTGCAGGCCTGCGGCGGCGGTGTGGTGCACAGCTTTACAGGCAGCCTGGAAGAGGCACAAGGCATACTAGCATTTGGAGGACTGTATATAGGTATAAACGGTTGCTCTCTTAAAACAGAGGAAAATGTAGAGGTGGTTAGGCAGCTGCCGAATGATCGCATTATGCTGGAAACTGACTGCCCCTGGTGTGGCATTCGTCCAACACATGCAAGCCACAAGCATTTGACAACAAAGTTCCCAACTGTGAAGAAAAAGGAGAAATGGACCGCCGATACGCTTATCGATGGACGCAATGAGCCTTGTCAGATAAG TCAAGTGCTGGAAGCCATTGCGGGCATTAAACAGGAGCCCAAGGAGAAACTAGCAGAGCTTTACTATCAAAATACACTAGATATGTTTTTTAAAgcgaaataa
- the LOC108595258 gene encoding putative deoxyribonuclease TATDN1 isoform X2: MYQGCYGGSTKHPADLDIVLKRAWDHGLQKLIITSGCVKDVDEALTLAAKDERLYTTVGTHPTRCSEFLPSPEQYFEDLHSRIKANPQKVVAVGECGLDYDRLHFCEKETQQLYFEKQLELAEEFKLPLFLHMRNAYTDFMSILERNRDKLQACGGGVVHSFTGSLEEAQGILAFGGLYIGINGCSLKTEENVEVVRQLPNDRIMLETDCPWCGIRPTHASHKHLTTKFPTVKKKEKWTADTLIDGRNEPCQISQVLEAIAGIKQEPKEKLAELYYQNTLDMFFKAK, from the exons ATGTACCAAGGCTGCTATGGCGGCTCAACAAAGCATCCGGCAGATTTGGACATTGTTTTGAAACGTGCTTGGGATCATGGactgcaaaaattaataataacatcAGGCTGTGTAAAAGACGTAGATGAAGCGCTAACATTGGCAGCAAAAGATG AGCGTTTGTATACTACGGTTGGCACACATCCTACGCGATGCAGCGAATTTCTGCCAAGCCCCGAGCAGTATTTCGAAGATTTGCACTCTAGAATTAAGGCGAATCCACAGAAAGTTGTAGCTGTGGGTGAATGTGGTCTGGACTACGATCGACTTCATTTTTGCGAAAAAGAAACACAGCAGCTGTACTTCGAAAAACAGCTTGAGCTTGCGGAGGAATTTAAATTGCCTCTATTTTTGCATATGCGTAATGCATATACGGATTTCATGTCCATATTGGAGCGTAACCGGGACAAGCTGCAGGCCTGCGGCGGCGGTGTGGTGCACAGCTTTACAGGCAGCCTGGAAGAGGCACAAGGCATACTAGCATTTGGAGGACTGTATATAGGTATAAACGGTTGCTCTCTTAAAACAGAGGAAAATGTAGAGGTGGTTAGGCAGCTGCCGAATGATCGCATTATGCTGGAAACTGACTGCCCCTGGTGTGGCATTCGTCCAACACATGCAAGCCACAAGCATTTGACAACAAAGTTCCCAACTGTGAAGAAAAAGGAGAAATGGACCGCCGATACGCTTATCGATGGACGCAATGAGCCTTGTCAGATAAG TCAAGTGCTGGAAGCCATTGCGGGCATTAAACAGGAGCCCAAGGAGAAACTAGCAGAGCTTTACTATCAAAATACACTAGATATGTTTTTTAAAgcgaaataa